From the genome of Geminocystis herdmanii PCC 6308, one region includes:
- a CDS encoding GxxExxY protein, producing MINEKYKYSDLTSKIIGCAMTVHSELGNGFQEVIYQRALKIEMDLQGIPFSREHEMPIYYKKHQIGTRRVDFLVEEVVSVELKATIELQDVHLAQAINYLEAYDLEVGLLINFGAKSLQFKRLTNKSFKQKNQGNPKIK from the coding sequence ATGATTAATGAAAAATATAAATATTCTGATCTGACTTCTAAAATTATAGGATGTGCAATGACGGTGCATTCTGAATTGGGCAATGGATTTCAGGAAGTTATTTATCAAAGAGCTTTGAAAATTGAAATGGATTTGCAAGGAATACCATTTTCTCGAGAACACGAAATGCCTATTTACTACAAAAAACATCAAATCGGCACCAGAAGAGTCGATTTTTTGGTTGAAGAAGTTGTTTCGGTGGAATTAAAGGCAACTATTGAATTACAAGATGTGCATCTTGCCCAAGCCATTAACTATCTCGAAGCGTATGATCTCGAAGTAGGTTTACTCATCAACTTCGGTGCAAAATCATTGCAATTTAAAAGGTTAACGAACAAATCATTTAAACAAAAAAATCAAGGTAATCCAAAAATCAAATAA